CACAGTCTTCTGAGCGGTGGCGCCGTTTGAACCTAGGATGAGCAGCCAGGCTCCTCTgctccttctgctgctgctgctcctcctcctcctcagtgtctgttttagAACCATTAGAAGCACTTTTGTGCCGAACCTTGACCTTGCTCTGCATTTCTGTGGACCTCTTAGGAGGTGGATTCTTCGGAAGAGTGGCTGCATAATCCTGGGGATAAAAGGGTCCAAAAAGATCACCCATGTTCCGGTAACTGGCCCACTTGCCACAGAGACAACAAACTAGGTGTCCCATAACAGAAGATTCTGTTACCACAGGCCCCTGTAGCATAAAGGATGAAGCTGGGAGCACCTTGCTTTCCGTGctgctggggggaggggtcagAGATCTCTGACCCTTCCGGCTCCTCACCAATTTGGTCTGTTCTTCTTCTTCAGCATTGATGATTGTACAAACAGCTCCAAGTTCACACTTATTTACTACATGGATATAAGGGAAAAAAGATTTGTTCTTGGCATCAGCTTTATCTAGAGGCTGGGTAGCATACTTTAGTTTGATCTCTGGTTCTTGAGGTTCTACGATGGGAACTGCTTGTTTGGTTTTCCGCTTCCTTGGCTGGGCCCCaggcttccttctctccctcctttgccTCTGCTTTTTTGGCTTTGGCTCTCCATCTGCAGAACCTTCTGGTATCTGAGGAGGTTGagtgggtggaggtggtggctgctgctgcttcttttgcTTATTCACACTACCAATGggtctcccctttttctttcctgatgGGAAATACCCTTTTGGGGGGAAACTTTCTTGTTTGGGTGAAATCATGACggtttcattctctttctcttcagcCTTGGGGTTTGCCTCAGGAGCCAAAATGCCCACTGGAGCTACATTCTTTGAGTCAGGAAAGATTAGTGGTGCTGCCCCGCCCAGGGAACCATCTGGTCTCCCTTGGTTACCACCAGGCTTCTGTGAGGCTGTGGATGTCATAGTACCAGAAGGTTCCTTTCCAGTAGGAGCTGTGTCTGCATGTACCTCGGTCTTGACTTTATCATCCCCACTGCCACGCCAGTCTTCAGAAGGCCCTGGGAGAGGCTTTTCAACATTTGATTCCTGGTTAGTTGCACTGACTAGGTCAGTAACCTCgccttttctcttctccatctcaGTCTCTTGAGTAACCACAGCCCCACCTTCAGGAGGGCCAGTCTTCAGAGACAGTATATCATCCAATGTGACTGTGTCTCCCCCAGCCTCAGCATTATTTGTGGATGCACTCCTCCTAATATTTGGGGATGTGATCTTCTGAACTATAGCTTCCAATTTCAATCCCCGTCCCTTCCGTGGGGGCAGTATTTTGGTCTTAGCAGGGCTCGTAAGGGTAACAGCAGGACAGTTTCTATTGTCTGGGTTTGGAAGATCCTTGGAGGCATCTCTCTTCGGGATAGACTTGATATCCTGACTGTGTGAAAGATGGGTGTAGGAATTGTATGCCTTATCAGCACCTTCCTTGGATGGGTGAAGGAGGCGCCCTTTATCATCAGTGTTACTGTTTTTTACATCTTGGGACTGTCTCTTACTGGGAATGGGAGAGATAAAAGAACGGACCCGCCTCCGCATGATTAAGGGATTTTGAGAAGAATGATCTTCTTGACCTGGAAGCCGCAGCATTACATTACTAGGTTTGGATGACTGTGTAGATTCAGTTAGTACATGTCCATCTGTCTCATGGGGTGGCCCATACCTTTTCTGATTAGACATTCCTGGAGGACCACTGCTTTTGGCTGGAGAAGTCTGCCGAGAAAGATCCCAACAAGATTCTTGTAACTTCTGAGAGCTATGCTTCAATTCCATGCCTTTGGTAGGCAAGCCATCACTAGACATGAGACAGCgcccagcttcctgagtgcttgggtCATGGTACGTCCCTACTGGTGGGCCATACATCATACCATCTTTGTCGTTTTTCAGGGGGCTCCGTACTCTGTCAAGAAACTGCTGCTGCCGTGGGCTCTTCCGTGGCCCTTCTTGCCTATGTTGTGCAGCAGCAATCACTCCCTGAGCAGAACTGCTGGTCCAATCTTTATACTCCTCTTGTTGCTGTTGGTATATCTGTCTCTTATAATGGAGCTGGGAATTCAAACCAGTATTAGGGTCCCCATAAGCATGAGCCCTGGTGTTTGTGTGGTAAGCAGAGGCCAGGCTTTCTGAGTTGGGAGAAAAGGGAGCATGTAAAGAACTCCTATTGGCCCTCTCTGAAAAACTCATGTGTGGGTTCATATGATGAGGGTCTCCCCCTGGACCTCTGCTCCTGCCTGGAGACATCTTCAGTTTTTCTGCAAAGTCATGGTACTGAGAAGAAGACCGACCCCTCATAGTCTCCCGGCTACCAACTCTACCAGGCACCCGCCTCATTGGTGTGGACCTACTATCTTGGGGGCCATAGTCTGAAATGGAATCATGGGCTGCTGCTCCAGGGCTGACATTGCCACGATAAGACTCATGCTTGATGCTGGTAGAATGGCAGTGGTCTCCAGATTTCTTGTTGAAACTAGCTTGAGATTTGGACTGTTCAAAGTCTTCCTCTTTTATCTGCCCACTCTGGGATTTCAGCTTTGTTTCCATGGACACCAACCCACCTGGAAGAATGACTGACTGACTCAAACTTGGGTTGAGACGTTCATTCCTCCCAATTCGAGCATCAGCACCCATGTGTCCCAATGCGTGAGCCCCTGGATCCCTGACAATCTGTCTTAGTGGAGAAATATCACAGATCACTGACCTCCTTTCAGAAAGGGAGCCCCCAGGCTCATGGGCTGATGATGGAGGTTCTATCTCAAACTTTCTGGGAATGGGATAGTCAGACAAATTGATCTGTTTCATTTCAGGAGCTGTGCTGCTTGACttcctttcccatggtccccaatGGGGATTTTCTAACAGGGATCCGATGCTCTTGTTCAGAAGGCCCCTGCTGGCTAACTCATTGGTTTGACTGACTAAGATGTTGGGCCTTGCAGTTCCTTCCAGGGCACTAGTCATCCCTTGATGTTCCTGAGCACTTCTAGGATACCTTCTGTCAGAATGGTGGTGGTAACCCTGAAGTACTTCCTGTAGGAGGCTTGGAAACTTCTCATTTCTACCCTTTCGTTCCCCATGGCTGGCAAAATCCCCCTTTTCTTGTCCTGAAGGATACTGAGGAAAACCACTGACATTTCGTGGTACAGCTGACCCAAAACTCTCTTTGTAACTGTAGCGCAAACTTCCAGGAGATTTGCTAGGCTCCGTCCTGCCTGTGAAAGTTGGGCCTACTGCAGAGTGGCTACTCTGGCCATTCCCCTCTCCATTGTGGCTGGAGCTATTATCaccatttttgtttcctttgttcccTCCTCCTGGAGGATCTGGCTGTGAAAGTGATGTGTGGCTGGCTTCCTTTGTACCACTATTGCTAGGTGGCCTCTGACTGGCAGCAGGATCCTCCTCTTGGGATCCTTTATCTTGTCCACCAGATTTTTCTACCCGACCTGTCATGGCTTCCCGGGAGACAATCACCCCAATTGTCTTCTCATTGACTTTTGTGTTTCCCTCAGTCAGCGGTGTGTCCTTAGcacctggagaggcagcttcttccCTAGCTGCAGGACTGGTACTAAGCCTAGGGGCCTCGTTCTGAGCACCTTGTGTTGGCGAGGAGCCAGCTTTCTCTGAAGCTCCACACTTGTAGGTGGTGTCAGAGCTCGTGCTCTGACCACTTAGTTGCCTCACTCTCTCACCTTGATCTTCCGAACTACTGGAGCAACCTCCATCCAATGACTCTGCCATAGGGGACTTTAGTTGTTCTTCAGGCTGTGAAGAGCCTTCTGAGTTTGTACAGCTATCTGCTTTCTTAGATGATGATGAGGGCCTCTTGGAAGTCTTCTTCTGAGGTGTCAAGGCATCAGAAAGTAACATGTGCTGGACAGTATTAGGAAGATTGGCCACTTGAGTACTCAGAGCACTCAAACTACTCAACCCAGGATCTGTCAACCGCTTTTCTGGCACACCTTCTAATCCAAACCCTTTGAATCCTGCAGCATGAGAATTAGGACTAGGCATCATTGATGGGGTTGGACTGAGTTGGGGCATTAGCTGTAAAATTCGGTTTCTGGAACTCATGGGCACACTGCCTTGCCCACACTGAAGATTCTCACCACTCTGCATGAGAGGAGATGGGGTAGAGCTACAGCTTGGAGATTGAACCACAGAAGCAGCTGGAGAAGGGTTAGAAATAGGGCTGAAGTTCTGGTGAAACTGCATAGGGGACCTTACAGGAACCTCAGGCTGATTGTACTGCCCCACCTGGGTCTGCAGGGGCAGCTTGGTGGCAGCATTGGTGTACTGCATCACATGCTGGGGGGcatgttgctgttgttgctgctgctgctgctgctgctgaggttgtggctgttgttgttgctgctgctgctgctgctgctgctgcccctgcTGGGTTCCTGGTGGAATCTTTGCCTGTTCAAAATTTTTCATAGTCTGAGGCTGATAGCTATAATTTGATTGTGTGCCATAAGCCTGTGCATTAGAACCCACATTATGACCTTCATACTGGGATCCAGCATTCACACTGTAACTGCCATCATAGCTTTGTCCAGACTGACTGAAACGCTGTggtgaaggaaaggaggaagaggaagaggaggaagcagaagactGGTAGTGTTGGCCAAACTGACCCACTCTTAACTGATAACCAGCAGAAGATGGCAGAGTGGAGGGCCGCTGCATTGGTTGTAGATGGGATGAGCCAGAAGCTGGCTGTCCAGCGGCTTGGGGCAGAGGTTGATGGGATTGGTAAAGCTGTTGTCTCAACTGCTGtacttgctgctgttgctgctgttgttgctgctgctgttgctgttgctgctgctgttggctGGAGGCCTGCTGTTGATACTGAGCACTCCCAGGAGAGAAAGGCCCTGTGTAATCCTGCTGATAATGAGACACACCACCAAGGGCAGAGTGCTGTGCTTGAAATTGGCTCACATGACCCTCACTCCCATACTGATTGCCAAAGCTGCTCCCCTGGGGAGGTCCATAGCTCTGCACAGGACCAGAAGGCCTTCGCTGAGGAGGCTGTGGGGTTCCTGCTGCCACAGGGTCTTTGTTGCCTGCCATGTAGTAAAAATCTCCAGCTTCTTTCCTGAAACCCTGGTAGCCTTGATGGCCAGAGGTCTCGCTAGCCAtcgctgcagcagcagctgctgttcCTCGCCGTCCACTACTGTTGCTGCCagtgccaccactaccactatTTGCTCCCCCAAAATTCTGGAACATCTGGGCTTGACGAGGGCTGAACTCTTCTACACGGGATGAGCTGTGTACCTCCTGTGGGTAGCTCTGTTGGTTTCCGTGGTAACTGCTTTGCTCCCGAAAGGACTGCATACTGTTCAGCAGCACAGCAGCAGGCCAACAGCCCTcctacaaaaggaaaagaaagaaaagcatgagCCATACATCTGATTGGTACAAACAAAGATCAAGTCTAAATAACCCACTGACCAGATAAAGCAGACTGCTTTAAATTTCACTCCTTTTTCCTTATTCTATCCATTTCTGATAATGCAAATAAGCAGGGAAATAGTCTAAAGAAGGAAGGCATCTGTgacacaacaaagaaaacactaggtatatacaaacacactcaataaagtcttttaaaaacttcattaTTAGATAAACAAACCTCAAAAATTCAACTGGGATAAATATTCAACTGGGGTAAATAGTAGGATGTTATTACGAGCAACAAAAAACATATTTCTTCATTAATCTTCAGTTATAGTGGGGAAGGGTAACAGAAACCACTTTCATCTCCTTATTTTCATTCACTAGACGGGCTGCTAAAGTGAGGTACCTCAAATAATGAGGCAGTTCTTTCAGGGGCCACCCATGCCTGCTCCACTCACCGACTGAGAAACAGAACTATCCTGGGACTCAAATGCAAACCACTTCAGGTTGACTATAATTACAACGGCCTATGATGA
The Microtus pennsylvanicus isolate mMicPen1 chromosome 2, mMicPen1.hap1, whole genome shotgun sequence DNA segment above includes these coding regions:
- the Tcf20 gene encoding transcription factor 20 isoform X2 produces the protein MQSFREQSSYHGNQQSYPQEVHSSSRVEEFSPRQAQMFQNFGGANSGSGGTGSNSSGRRGTAAAAAAMASETSGHQGYQGFRKEAGDFYYMAGNKDPVAAGTPQPPQRRPSGPVQSYGPPQGSSFGNQYGSEGHVSQFQAQHSALGGVSHYQQDYTGPFSPGSAQYQQQASSQQQQQQQQQQQQQQQQQQVQQLRQQLYQSHQPLPQAAGQPASGSSHLQPMQRPSTLPSSAGYQLRVGQFGQHYQSSASSSSSSSFPSPQRFSQSGQSYDGSYSVNAGSQYEGHNVGSNAQAYGTQSNYSYQPQTMKNFEQAKIPPGTQQGQQQQQQQQQQQQPQPQQQQQQQQQQQHAPQHVMQYTNAATKLPLQTQVGQYNQPEVPVRSPMQFHQNFSPISNPSPAASVVQSPSCSSTPSPLMQSGENLQCGQGSVPMSSRNRILQLMPQLSPTPSMMPSPNSHAAGFKGFGLEGVPEKRLTDPGLSSLSALSTQVANLPNTVQHMLLSDALTPQKKTSKRPSSSSKKADSCTNSEGSSQPEEQLKSPMAESLDGGCSSSSEDQGERVRQLSGQSTSSDTTYKCGASEKAGSSPTQGAQNEAPRLSTSPAAREEAASPGAKDTPLTEGNTKVNEKTIGVIVSREAMTGRVEKSGGQDKGSQEEDPAASQRPPSNSGTKEASHTSLSQPDPPGGGNKGNKNGDNSSSHNGEGNGQSSHSAVGPTFTGRTEPSKSPGSLRYSYKESFGSAVPRNVSGFPQYPSGQEKGDFASHGERKGRNEKFPSLLQEVLQGYHHHSDRRYPRSAQEHQGMTSALEGTARPNILVSQTNELASRGLLNKSIGSLLENPHWGPWERKSSSTAPEMKQINLSDYPIPRKFEIEPPSSAHEPGGSLSERRSVICDISPLRQIVRDPGAHALGHMGADARIGRNERLNPSLSQSVILPGGLVSMETKLKSQSGQIKEEDFEQSKSQASFNKKSGDHCHSTSIKHESYRGNVSPGAAAHDSISDYGPQDSRSTPMRRVPGRVGSRETMRGRSSSQYHDFAEKLKMSPGRSRGPGGDPHHMNPHMSFSERANRSSLHAPFSPNSESLASAYHTNTRAHAYGDPNTGLNSQLHYKRQIYQQQQEEYKDWTSSSAQGVIAAAQHRQEGPRKSPRQQQFLDRVRSPLKNDKDGMMYGPPVGTYHDPSTQEAGRCLMSSDGLPTKGMELKHSSQKLQESCWDLSRQTSPAKSSGPPGMSNQKRYGPPHETDGHVLTESTQSSKPSNVMLRLPGQEDHSSQNPLIMRRRVRSFISPIPSKRQSQDVKNSNTDDKGRLLHPSKEGADKAYNSYTHLSHSQDIKSIPKRDASKDLPNPDNRNCPAVTLTSPAKTKILPPRKGRGLKLEAIVQKITSPNIRRSASTNNAEAGGDTVTLDDILSLKTGPPEGGAVVTQETEMEKRKGEVTDLVSATNQESNVEKPLPGPSEDWRGSGDDKVKTEVHADTAPTGKEPSGTMTSTASQKPGGNQGRPDGSLGGAAPLIFPDSKNVAPVGILAPEANPKAEEKENETVMISPKQESFPPKGYFPSGKKKGRPIGSVNKQKKQQQPPPPPTQPPQIPEGSADGEPKPKKQRQRRERRKPGAQPRKRKTKQAVPIVEPQEPEIKLKYATQPLDKADAKNKSFFPYIHVVNKCELGAVCTIINAEEEEQTKLVRSRKGQRSLTPPPSSTESKVLPASSFMLQGPVVTESSVMGHLVCCLCGKWASYRNMGDLFGPFYPQDYAATLPKNPPPKRSTEMQSKVKVRHKSASNGSKTDTEEEEEQQQQKEQRSLAAHPRFKRRHRSEDCGGGPRSLSRGLPCKKAATEGSSEKAVLDTKPSVPTTLEGGPELELQIPELPLDSNEFWVHEGCILWANGIYLVCGRLYGLQEALEIAREMKCSHCQEAGATLGCYNKGCSFRYHYPCAIDADCLLHEENFSVRCPKHKNKTAKGSLSTEQSERG
- the Tcf20 gene encoding transcription factor 20 isoform X3, with translation MQSFREQSSYHGNQQSYPQEVHSSSRVEEFSPRQAQMFQNFGGANSGSGGTGSNSSGRRGTAAAAAAMASETSGHQGYQGFRKEAGDFYYMAGNKDPVAAGTPQPPQRRPSGPVQSYGPPQGSSFGNQYGSEGHVSQFQAQHSALGGVSHYQQDYTGPFSPGSAQYQQQASSQQQQQQQQQQQQQQQQQQVQQLRQQLYQSHQPLPQAAGQPASGSSHLQPMQRPSTLPSSAGYQLRVGQFGQHYQSSASSSSSSSFPSPQRFSQSGQSYDGSYSVNAGSQYEGHNVGSNAQAYGTQSNYSYQPQTMKNFEQAKIPPGTQQGQQQQQQQQQQQQPQPQQQQQQQQQQQHAPQHVMQYTNAATKLPLQTQVGQYNQPEVPVRSPMQFHQNFSPISNPSPAASVVQSPSCSSTPSPLMQSGENLQCGQGSVPMSSRNRILQLMPQLSPTPSMMPSPNSHAAGFKGFGLEGVPEKRLTDPGLSSLSALSTQVANLPNTVQHMLLSDALTPQKKTSKRPSSSSKKADSCTNSEGSSQPEEQLKSPMAESLDGGCSSSSEDQGERVRQLSGQSTSSDTTYKCGASEKAGSSPTQGAQNEAPRLSTSPAAREEAASPGAKDTPLTEGNTKVNEKTIGVIVSREAMTGRVEKSGGQDKGSQEEDPAASQRPPSNSGTKEASHTSLSQPDPPGGGNKGNKNGDNSSSHNGEGNGQSSHSAVGPTFTGRTEPSKSPGSLRYSYKESFGSAVPRNVSGFPQYPSGQEKGDFASHGERKGRNEKFPSLLQEVLQGYHHHSDRRYPRSAQEHQGMTSALEGTARPNILVSQTNELASRGLLNKSIGSLLENPHWGPWERKSSSTAPEMKQINLSDYPIPRKFEIEPPSSAHEPGGSLSERRSVICDISPLRQIVRDPGAHALGHMGADARIGRNERLNPSLSQSVILPGGLVSMETKLKSQSGQIKEEDFEQSKSQASFNKKSGDHCHSTSIKHESYRGNVSPGAAAHDSISDYGPQDSRSTPMRRVPGRVGSRETMRGRSSSQYHDFAEKLKMSPGRSRGPGGDPHHMNPHMSFSERANRSSLHAPFSPNSESLASAYHTNTRAHAYGDPNTGLNSQLHYKRQIYQQQQEEYKDWTSSSAQGVIAAAQHRQEGPRKSPRQQQFLDRVRSPLKNDKDGMMYGPPVGTYHDPSTQEAGRCLMSSDGLPTKGMELKHSSQKLQESCWDLSRQTSPAKSSGPPGMSNQKRYGPPHETDGHVLTESTQSSKPSNVMLRLPGQEDHSSQNPLIMRRRVRSFISPIPSKRQSQDVKNSNTDDKGRLLHPSKEGADKAYNSYTHLSHSQDIKSIPKRDASKDLPNPDNRNCPAVTLTSPAKTKILPPRKGRGLKLEAIVQKITSPNIRRSASTNNAEAGGDTVTLDDILSLKTGPPEGGAVVTQETEMEKRKGEVTDLVSATNQESNVEKPLPGPSEDWRGSGDDKVKTEVHADTAPTGKEPSGTMTSTASQKPGGNQGRPDGSLGGAAPLIFPDSKNVAPVGILAPEANPKAEEKENETVMISPKQESFPPKGYFPSGKKKGRPIGSVNKQKKQQQPPPPPTQPPQIPEGSADGEPKPKKQRQRRERRKPGAQPRKRKTKQAVPIVEPQEPEIKLKYATQPLDKADAKNKSFFPYIHVVNKCELGAVCTIINAEEEEQTKLVRSRKGQRSLTPPPSSTESKVLPASSFMLQGPVVTESSVMGHLVCCLCGKWASYRNMGDLFGPFYPQDYAATLPKNPPPKRSTEMQSKVKVRHKSASNGSKTDTEEEEEQQQQKEQRSLAAHPRFKRRHRSEDCGGGPRSLSRGLPCKKAATEGSSEKAVLDTKPSVPTTLEGGPELELQIPELPLDSNEFWVHEGCILWANGIYLVCGRLYGLQEALEIAREMKCSHCQEAGATLGCYNKGCSFRYHYPCAIDADCLLHEENFSVRCPKHKVRLWR
- the Tcf20 gene encoding transcription factor 20 isoform X1; this translates as MQSFREQSSYHGNQQSYPQEVHSSSRVEEFSPRQAQMFQNFGGANSGSGGTGSNSSGRRGTAAAAAAMASETSGHQGYQGFRKEAGDFYYMAGNKDPVAAGTPQPPQRRPSGPVQSYGPPQGSSFGNQYGSEGHVSQFQAQHSALGGVSHYQQDYTGPFSPGSAQYQQQASSQQQQQQQQQQQQQQQQQQVQQLRQQLYQSHQPLPQAAGQPASGSSHLQPMQRPSTLPSSAGYQLRVGQFGQHYQSSASSSSSSSFPSPQRFSQSGQSYDGSYSVNAGSQYEGHNVGSNAQAYGTQSNYSYQPQTMKNFEQAKIPPGTQQGQQQQQQQQQQQQPQPQQQQQQQQQQQHAPQHVMQYTNAATKLPLQTQVGQYNQPEVPVRSPMQFHQNFSPISNPSPAASVVQSPSCSSTPSPLMQSGENLQCGQGSVPMSSRNRILQLMPQLSPTPSMMPSPNSHAAGFKGFGLEGVPEKRLTDPGLSSLSALSTQVANLPNTVQHMLLSDALTPQKKTSKRPSSSSKKADSCTNSEGSSQPEEQLKSPMAESLDGGCSSSSEDQGERVRQLSGQSTSSDTTYKCGASEKAGSSPTQGAQNEAPRLSTSPAAREEAASPGAKDTPLTEGNTKVNEKTIGVIVSREAMTGRVEKSGGQDKGSQEEDPAASQRPPSNSGTKEASHTSLSQPDPPGGGNKGNKNGDNSSSHNGEGNGQSSHSAVGPTFTGRTEPSKSPGSLRYSYKESFGSAVPRNVSGFPQYPSGQEKGDFASHGERKGRNEKFPSLLQEVLQGYHHHSDRRYPRSAQEHQGMTSALEGTARPNILVSQTNELASRGLLNKSIGSLLENPHWGPWERKSSSTAPEMKQINLSDYPIPRKFEIEPPSSAHEPGGSLSERRSVICDISPLRQIVRDPGAHALGHMGADARIGRNERLNPSLSQSVILPGGLVSMETKLKSQSGQIKEEDFEQSKSQASFNKKSGDHCHSTSIKHESYRGNVSPGAAAHDSISDYGPQDSRSTPMRRVPGRVGSRETMRGRSSSQYHDFAEKLKMSPGRSRGPGGDPHHMNPHMSFSERANRSSLHAPFSPNSESLASAYHTNTRAHAYGDPNTGLNSQLHYKRQIYQQQQEEYKDWTSSSAQGVIAAAQHRQEGPRKSPRQQQFLDRVRSPLKNDKDGMMYGPPVGTYHDPSTQEAGRCLMSSDGLPTKGMELKHSSQKLQESCWDLSRQTSPAKSSGPPGMSNQKRYGPPHETDGHVLTESTQSSKPSNVMLRLPGQEDHSSQNPLIMRRRVRSFISPIPSKRQSQDVKNSNTDDKGRLLHPSKEGADKAYNSYTHLSHSQDIKSIPKRDASKDLPNPDNRNCPAVTLTSPAKTKILPPRKGRGLKLEAIVQKITSPNIRRSASTNNAEAGGDTVTLDDILSLKTGPPEGGAVVTQETEMEKRKGEVTDLVSATNQESNVEKPLPGPSEDWRGSGDDKVKTEVHADTAPTGKEPSGTMTSTASQKPGGNQGRPDGSLGGAAPLIFPDSKNVAPVGILAPEANPKAEEKENETVMISPKQESFPPKGYFPSGKKKGRPIGSVNKQKKQQQPPPPPTQPPQIPEGSADGEPKPKKQRQRRERRKPGAQPRKRKTKQAVPIVEPQEPEIKLKYATQPLDKADAKNKSFFPYIHVVNKCELGAVCTIINAEEEEQTKLVRSRKGQRSLTPPPSSTESKVLPASSFMLQGPVVTESSVMGHLVCCLCGKWASYRNMGDLFGPFYPQDYAATLPKNPPPKRSTEMQSKVKVRHKSASNGSKTDTEEEEEQQQQKEQRSLAAHPRFKRRHRSEDCGGGPRSLSRGLPCKKAATEGSSEKAVLDTKPSVPTTLEGGPELELQIPELPLDSNEFWVHEGCILWANGIYLVCGRLYGLQEALEIAREMKCSHCQEAGATLGCYNKGCSFRYHYPCAIDADCLLHEENFSVRCPKHKPPLPCPLLPLQNKTAKGSLSTEQSERG